In Crinalium epipsammum PCC 9333, the following are encoded in one genomic region:
- the acpP gene encoding acyl carrier protein, with the protein MSQQDTFDKVKKIVAEQLEVEPNDIKPESNFANDLGADSLDTVELVMALEEEFDIEIPDEAAEQILTVQAVVDYINEKVPA; encoded by the coding sequence ATGAGCCAACAGGACACTTTTGATAAAGTCAAGAAAATTGTTGCAGAACAATTGGAAGTCGAACCCAATGATATCAAGCCCGAATCTAATTTTGCTAACGACTTGGGAGCAGATTCCCTCGATACTGTTGAACTCGTCATGGCTTTAGAAGAAGAATTTGATATCGAAATTCCAGACGAAGCAGCCGAGCAAATTCTGACGGTTCAGGCTGTTGTCGATTACATTAATGAGAAAGTGCCAGCCTAA
- a CDS encoding CoB--CoM heterodisulfide reductase iron-sulfur subunit B family protein has product MASPNLKYAYFPGCVAQGACRELYLSTAALTKALGIELVELKKASCCGSGTFKEDSQLLEDTVNARNITLAEELNLPLLTHCSTCQGVIGHVDERLKRSQQTDAPYVEQINGLLKQEGCLPYRGSTQVIHLLWALVKDYGLDELQKRVTRQLKNLNCAAFYGCYLLRAQQSIPYDDPYKPESMENVFRAVGATPIYYRGRTQCCGWPLASYATEQSFQMAGMHIQEAIDAGADCLVTPCPLCHLNLDSRQQEVEKVINRQLGLPVLHLPQLIALAVGISPKQLGLDQHIVSTQPVLAKLGFS; this is encoded by the coding sequence ATGGCATCCCCTAATCTCAAGTATGCTTACTTTCCTGGCTGTGTTGCCCAAGGTGCGTGTAGGGAACTTTACTTATCTACGGCTGCACTCACTAAAGCTTTAGGCATCGAATTGGTTGAATTAAAAAAAGCCTCCTGCTGTGGTTCAGGTACGTTTAAAGAAGATTCCCAACTCTTAGAAGACACTGTTAATGCTCGTAATATTACCTTGGCTGAGGAACTGAATTTGCCGCTTTTGACTCATTGCAGCACTTGCCAAGGTGTGATTGGTCATGTTGATGAGCGTCTGAAGCGATCGCAACAAACAGATGCACCCTACGTTGAGCAAATTAACGGTCTCTTAAAACAAGAAGGCTGTTTACCTTATCGCGGTAGTACCCAAGTTATACATTTACTGTGGGCATTAGTAAAAGATTACGGTTTAGATGAGCTACAAAAGCGAGTAACTCGTCAGCTTAAAAACCTCAATTGTGCCGCCTTTTATGGATGTTATTTGCTCAGAGCGCAACAATCTATTCCTTATGATGACCCTTATAAACCAGAGTCAATGGAAAATGTGTTCCGCGCTGTTGGAGCAACACCAATTTATTATCGGGGTCGGACTCAATGCTGTGGTTGGCCACTTGCCAGCTATGCCACAGAGCAATCTTTTCAGATGGCAGGAATGCACATTCAGGAAGCAATAGATGCTGGTGCTGATTGTTTAGTAACACCCTGTCCTTTGTGCCATCTAAATCTTGATTCCCGACAACAAGAGGTTGAGAAAGTAATTAATCGTCAGTTAGGTTTACCAGTACTGCATCTTCCCCAATTAATTGCTTTAGCAGTAGGAATTAGTCCTAAGCAGTTAGGTTTAGATCAGCATATTGTCTCAACGCAACCAGTGTTAGCAAAATTAGGTTTCTCTTAA
- a CDS encoding alpha/beta hydrolase yields the protein MKKLPRRKYPKKSSLRYIYKFEELKVRYNTKKIFFILLSVFGIGSSIYWYLGMAPTPKLDTAVAIAPDIKLSYQIQSYTSSVMGGQRTYGVSLPPNYGQNPQQRYPVIFLLHGGNGRPTDWFKKGLALSVIEQLYATGKLPYSIIITPDGNDKRGASPFYDPQYIDGVNGRVNTAVGNELVRVIKSRYSTLPTAKFWAIGGLSSGGWGALNIGLHNPQNFSVMFSHSGYFRDRSGARNSPVTYIKRISKAKRQQFRIYLDAGDEDGKFLQQTKEFAQVLKTLKIPYEFNQFPGGHTLIGPDSLWNYWHKHLADSLTYVGTQFQNASPVETVGPPNPWIKNN from the coding sequence ATGAAGAAGCTTCCTAGACGTAAATACCCCAAAAAATCTTCTCTCAGATATATTTACAAATTTGAGGAGTTAAAAGTTAGGTACAATACCAAGAAAATATTTTTTATCTTGTTATCTGTATTTGGTATTGGGTCTTCTATCTACTGGTATTTAGGAATGGCTCCTACGCCTAAATTAGATACGGCAGTAGCGATCGCACCTGATATCAAGTTAAGCTATCAAATTCAAAGCTACACTAGCTCTGTAATGGGAGGGCAACGTACCTATGGTGTTTCTTTGCCACCCAATTATGGACAAAACCCACAGCAGCGCTACCCAGTAATTTTTTTGCTACACGGAGGAAATGGCAGACCTACTGACTGGTTTAAAAAAGGTTTAGCACTGTCTGTAATTGAACAACTATATGCCACTGGTAAACTACCATATAGCATTATCATTACTCCTGATGGCAATGATAAACGTGGCGCAAGCCCCTTTTATGACCCTCAGTATATTGATGGTGTAAATGGCAGGGTAAATACTGCTGTTGGTAATGAATTGGTCAGAGTAATTAAAAGTCGCTATAGCACCTTACCAACGGCTAAGTTTTGGGCAATTGGGGGATTATCTTCTGGGGGATGGGGAGCTTTGAATATAGGACTACATAACCCGCAAAACTTTTCAGTTATGTTTAGTCATAGTGGTTATTTTCGCGATCGCAGTGGTGCAAGAAACAGTCCTGTCACATATATCAAAAGAATTTCTAAAGCTAAACGCCAACAATTTCGGATTTATCTAGATGCAGGTGATGAAGATGGTAAATTTTTACAGCAAACTAAAGAGTTTGCCCAAGTTCTTAAAACACTAAAAATTCCCTATGAATTTAATCAATTTCCAGGCGGACACACCCTGATTGGCCCTGATTCACTTTGGAATTACTGGCACAAGCATTTAGCTGATTCTTTAACCTACGTTGGTACTCAATTTCAAAATGCTAGTCCAGTAGAGACTGTTGGCCCTCCTAATCCTTGGATAAAAAACAATTAA